CGTGACGGCCGCCGCGGTCGCCGCCTACGCCCCCGGGCACGCGATCGGTCCGCTGCGGCTGTGCGGGGCGTACGGAACGCACCTCGTGGCCGTGGTCGCGGTGCGCGGCCTCGCGCACGCGCGGCGGCGCCGGGCGGCCCGGGCGCACCCGCGGTCGGCGCTCGTGGTCGGGGCGCCGGGCGCGGCGCGGCGGTTCGCCGCGGCGCTCGGCCAGCACCCCGAGTACGGCATCCGGCCGGTGGGGCTGGTGGCCGGCCGGGCCGACGGCGAGCGGGGGCTCCCGGTGCTGACGACGCCGGAGGAGATCCACCGGGCGGTCATCCAGAACACCGTCCGCGACGCCGTGTTCCTCACCCCCGACGACGGGCTCGTCACGCTCTTCCAGCACTACGGCTGCACCACCTGGCGGGTGGGCGGCGAGCCGCGGCCGGGGGCGATGGGCGACCACCTGTGGGGCTACGGGAGCCACCGTCTGGTGCCGCTCTCCGAGCGGCGCGGGCTGACCGCGAAGCGGGCCCTGGACGTGGCGCTGGCCGCGCCGGCCCTCGCGGTCGCGCTGCCGGTGCTGCTGATGTGCGCGCTGGCGGTGCGGCTGGCGGACGGTCCCGGGGTGCTGTTCCGGCAGGAGCGGGTGGGCCAGAACGGGCGGCTGTTCACGCTGCTCAAGTTCCGTACGCTGCGCCCGTCCGACGAGACGGAGTCGGCGACCCGGTGGAGCGTCGCCGACGACCACCGGATGAGCGCCGCCGGCCACTTCCTGCGGAAGACCTCGCTGGACGAACTGCCGCAGCTGTGGAACGTGCTGCGCGGGGACATGAGCCTGGTCGGCCCGCGGCCCGAACGGCCTTACTTCGTCGCCCAGTTCAGCCGGGTCCACGCGGGCTACTCGGCCCGGCACCGGATGCCGGTGGGGCTCACCGGGCTCGCCCAGGTGCACGGGCTGCGCGGCGACACCTCGATCGAGGACCGCTGCCGCTTCGACAACCACTACATCGACCACTGGTCGCTCTGGCAGGACGTGTGCATCCTGCTGCGCACGGCGGCCGGGCTCGTGCGACCGACGGGGAGCTGACGATGGCGACGGCCGTTTCGCTGCCGAGGACCGGCCCGGCCGGCTTCGGGGTACGGGAGTGGGCGCGCAGGGCCGGGGCCCTGTCGCCGGTGCTCGCCGTCATCGCCCTGCTGCTCGTGCCGGGCGGCGGGGGCGGTGCCCAGGGCGGAACGGGCGGTACGGGCACGGTCGCCGACGCGGCCTCGGGGCTGCTGGTCCTGATCTGCCTGGTGCGGGTGGTGCGTTCCGGGGCCCGGCCGCTGAGCCGGACCGCGGCGGTCGTGCTCGGGCTGCCGGTGTTCGGCATCTGCCTGGCGGCGATCACCTCCAACGACCCTGGCGCCAGCCTGCCGGGCGTCGCCCGCTACGTACAGATCTTCGTGCTCGTCCCGGCGGCCGTGCTGCTGATGATCCGGGACCGGCGGGACTTCGCCGTGGTGGCGTGGGCGCTGGTCGGACTGGCGCTGCTGCAGGGCGGGGTGGGCGTCGTCCAGTACCTGACCGGCACCGGCGCCTCGTACCAGGGCGAGGACATCCGCGCGGTCGGCACCTTCGGGGCGACCGACGTGATGGGCATGGCCACGGTCGTCGCGTACGGCCTCGTCATCGCGACCGGTCTCGCGCTGGGCGGGACGGCGGGCCGGGCCCGGACGGCGGCGCTGGTCTGCGCCGGGCTGCTCTTCCTGCCGCTGGTCCTCTCCTTCAGCCGGGGCGCGTGGATCGCGACCGTGCTGACCTGCGCGCTGCAGCTGGTCCTCTCGGGCCTGCGGCGGGCCGGCCGGGTGGCGCTCGTGGCCGCCGCGCTCGGGGTGGTCCTGGTGGGCGGGCTCGGGATCGGCTCGGAGATGGTCAAGGAGCGGGTCACCAGCATCACGCAGGTCGCGGCGGCCCCGGACCAGTCGGTGACCGACCGGTACACGATGTGGGCGGCGGCGGGCCGGATGTGGCGCAGCGAGCCGCTGACCGGCGTGGGCCTGAAGGGCTTCCCCGCCTACCGCGACTCGAACGCCTCGCTCGCGCTGTCCTCGGGCAGCGACACGGCGGGCGCGGGCGCCGCCTTCCAGCGCCAGCCGCTGCTGTCGCCGCACAACATGTACCTGCTGGTGCTCAGCGAGCAGGGCCTGATCGGGCTGCTCGCCCTGGCGGGCAGCTGGGCCGCGCTGCTGGTGGCGGCGCTGCGGCGGCGCCGGCTGGGCGCGGACTGCGCGCTGGTCGCCGTCGGCGTGCTGTCCTGGCAGCTCATCGACTTCTTCTACGCGGACATCGGCGGCCCCTCGACGGTCCTGATGTCGGTCGTCCTCGGCCTGGCCGCCTGGTGGTCGCTGGCGGAGGTGCGCCGTGCGTGACCCGTGGTCCGGCCCCCCGGACCCGACGGACGCCGCCCCGGTCCCGCCCGCCCCCCTCACCGGCGCGCGGGACCACGGCGTGCCCGCGGGCGGCGGCGCGACCGGCCGGGCGGGCGCCCTCGACCTCGGCGCGCCGGCCGAACCGGCCGGCCGGGGCCGGGCCCCGGTGCCCGTGGCCGGACCCGCGGGGGGTCCGGCCGCGTACGGACCGGCGGCGGGTCCCGCCGACCCCTGGACGGACGGCCCCGCGGGCGACGCCCTGTGCGCACTGCCTCCGGCCGCCGCGACCGGACCCGCGGGGGGTCCGGCCGGGCGCGGCCCGGAGGGCGCGCCCTTCGACCCCTGGGCGGGCGTGTCGTCCGAGGACACCCTGGACCTGATGTGCGGGCTGCCGCCGGCCGGTCCCGCCGGGGCCGAGGCCCGGCGGCACGCGGCGGCTGGGAGCGTGGGGCGCGGGCACGGCGGGCGGGCGCCGGCCGCGGCGCCGGGGGCGCGGGTCGCGACGGTGGCCGGGCGGGCGGTGCGCCCGGCCGGTGCC
The DNA window shown above is from Streptomyces showdoensis and carries:
- a CDS encoding O-antigen ligase family protein produces the protein MATAVSLPRTGPAGFGVREWARRAGALSPVLAVIALLLVPGGGGGAQGGTGGTGTVADAASGLLVLICLVRVVRSGARPLSRTAAVVLGLPVFGICLAAITSNDPGASLPGVARYVQIFVLVPAAVLLMIRDRRDFAVVAWALVGLALLQGGVGVVQYLTGTGASYQGEDIRAVGTFGATDVMGMATVVAYGLVIATGLALGGTAGRARTAALVCAGLLFLPLVLSFSRGAWIATVLTCALQLVLSGLRRAGRVALVAAALGVVLVGGLGIGSEMVKERVTSITQVAAAPDQSVTDRYTMWAAAGRMWRSEPLTGVGLKGFPAYRDSNASLALSSGSDTAGAGAAFQRQPLLSPHNMYLLVLSEQGLIGLLALAGSWAALLVAALRRRRLGADCALVAVGVLSWQLIDFFYADIGGPSTVLMSVVLGLAAWWSLAEVRRA
- a CDS encoding sugar transferase, with product MTTESTSLPSSPGPWPSAGSLAGLTSLASPRGASDRLSLPPRRPGRVRSTAVPLLAADAVAVLLAVCVLSTAHRRWELSLLVVGLVALLDGRAGLYRPVAALTGALDELPALASRAGVAWCVTAAAVAAYAPGHAIGPLRLCGAYGTHLVAVVAVRGLAHARRRRAARAHPRSALVVGAPGAARRFAAALGQHPEYGIRPVGLVAGRADGERGLPVLTTPEEIHRAVIQNTVRDAVFLTPDDGLVTLFQHYGCTTWRVGGEPRPGAMGDHLWGYGSHRLVPLSERRGLTAKRALDVALAAPALAVALPVLLMCALAVRLADGPGVLFRQERVGQNGRLFTLLKFRTLRPSDETESATRWSVADDHRMSAAGHFLRKTSLDELPQLWNVLRGDMSLVGPRPERPYFVAQFSRVHAGYSARHRMPVGLTGLAQVHGLRGDTSIEDRCRFDNHYIDHWSLWQDVCILLRTAAGLVRPTGS